A DNA window from Hymenobacter aquaticus contains the following coding sequences:
- the secE gene encoding preprotein translocase subunit SecE gives MSKLTKYFRDTTEEMRYKVTWSSFEELQKSAGLVLIGSLVFAAVVGIMDIVFKTGLEAFYNSFR, from the coding sequence ATGAGCAAGCTGACGAAATATTTCCGCGATACCACGGAAGAGATGCGTTACAAAGTAACGTGGTCTTCTTTTGAGGAACTGCAGAAGAGTGCCGGTCTGGTGCTCATCGGTTCGCTCGTGTTTGCTGCCGTCGTGGGCATTATGGACATCGTGTTCAAAACTGGCCTCGAAGCGTTTTACAACTCGTTCCGTTAA
- the rplJ gene encoding 50S ribosomal protein L10 — protein sequence MTREEKQALVDELSEKFQSHNAFYITDASGMSVAKINEFRRLCFNRGLEFKVYKNTLIRKALDTLDTDTAELDAALKSQSGVLFSKEAGNAPGKLLKDFYKAQNYGKNAVPKPALKGAYIDASIYLGAEQLETLSTLKGKNELIGEVIGLLQSPAKNVISALSSGGNKLAGILKTLSEKEEAAA from the coding sequence ATGACCCGGGAAGAAAAACAAGCCCTCGTCGACGAGTTGAGCGAAAAGTTTCAATCGCACAACGCGTTCTACATTACCGATGCGTCGGGAATGTCGGTGGCGAAAATCAACGAATTCCGCCGGTTGTGCTTCAACCGTGGCCTGGAGTTCAAAGTGTACAAAAACACGCTGATCCGCAAGGCGCTCGACACGCTGGACACGGACACGGCTGAGCTGGACGCGGCGCTGAAAAGCCAGTCGGGTGTGCTGTTCTCGAAAGAGGCTGGCAACGCTCCCGGCAAACTGCTGAAGGACTTCTATAAGGCGCAGAACTACGGCAAGAACGCAGTTCCGAAGCCTGCTCTGAAGGGTGCTTACATCGACGCCAGCATCTACCTGGGTGCTGAGCAGCTCGAGACTCTGAGCACGCTGAAAGGCAAAAACGAGCTTATCGGTGAAGTTATCGGTCTGCTCCAGTCGCCCGCCAAGAACGTTATCAGCGCTCTGTCGAGCGGTGGCAACAAGCTGGCTGGCATCCTCAAGACGCTTTCCGAAAAAGAAGAGGCGGCTGCTTAA
- a CDS encoding M1 family aminopeptidase, with the protein MQPAATIVTDLLDTKLEVRFDWAKQWLLGTASLTLRPHFYPQSQVVLDAKGFDIKSVRLLTGGKEKNLNYSYDKRKITVNLDRQYARTESYQIRISYTAKPNELEAGGSAAITGNKGLYFINPLGTDKNKPKQIWTQGETEANSCWFPTIDKPNQRMTQEIAMTVDAQYKTLSNGLLISSKKNADGTRTDIWKQSLPAAPYLTMMAVGDFAVVNDSWHGKAVDYYVEPKFQGTAKTIFGNTPAMLDFFSKKLGVEFPWEKYAQVSIRDFVSGAMENTSATTIRQEWTQLTPREMLDKTYITEGTIAHELFHQWFGDYVTAESWSNLPLNEAFADYSELLWAEHKYGSDAAELVQQEKVSQYLAEAENKREPLIRYRYAEREDMFDRHSYDKGGRVLHMLRKYVGDDAFFASLNRYLTTNKFSASEIAKLRIAFEETTGEDLMWFFDQWFMQRGHPELRVTHSYTNGQVTMRVQQVQDSTFTPIYRLPVTVTTWVNKQPTDTRIVVTKADQTFQWAAPQRPNLVKFDSEGQLLAKIQEERNQDELLFQYYNARSYLQKYEAIDGLRTKVGDLAVSGMLRNALNDNFWAVRNAALEALRKYKGPEGNAVRKDIKRVAATDIKSQVRATALATLSAFPNEDFGDVYSTALNDSSYLVAGAAIDALAKAPTINTRERINSLQETTSTAILNSLANYYSLNGNLDQYPWFLRRLNDVPEDDLYNYLQNFGNLMTRIPPIEREKGIQKLEVLARTHANYTVKLGAYRALNTLVASTPSLKPILQDIKAKEKDTQLKAFYSLLQ; encoded by the coding sequence GTGCAGCCCGCCGCTACCATCGTTACGGACCTGCTCGATACCAAGCTGGAAGTGCGCTTCGACTGGGCCAAGCAGTGGCTGCTGGGCACGGCCTCCCTGACGCTGCGCCCGCACTTTTACCCGCAAAGCCAGGTGGTGCTCGACGCCAAGGGCTTCGACATAAAAAGCGTGCGGCTGCTGACCGGCGGCAAGGAAAAAAACCTCAACTACAGCTACGACAAGCGCAAGATTACCGTCAACCTCGACCGGCAGTACGCGCGCACCGAGTCTTACCAGATCCGCATCAGCTACACGGCCAAGCCCAACGAGCTGGAGGCCGGCGGCAGCGCCGCCATTACCGGCAACAAGGGCCTGTACTTCATCAACCCGCTCGGCACGGATAAGAATAAGCCCAAGCAGATCTGGACCCAGGGCGAGACGGAAGCCAACTCCTGCTGGTTTCCGACCATCGACAAGCCCAATCAGCGCATGACGCAGGAAATTGCCATGACCGTTGACGCGCAGTACAAGACGCTGTCCAACGGCCTGCTGATTTCCTCCAAGAAAAACGCCGACGGTACCCGCACCGATATCTGGAAGCAGAGCCTGCCCGCCGCGCCCTACCTGACTATGATGGCCGTGGGCGACTTTGCCGTAGTCAACGACTCCTGGCACGGTAAGGCGGTTGACTACTACGTGGAGCCTAAATTTCAGGGCACTGCTAAAACCATTTTCGGGAATACTCCGGCCATGCTCGACTTCTTTTCCAAGAAGCTGGGCGTGGAGTTTCCCTGGGAGAAATACGCCCAGGTTTCCATCCGCGACTTTGTTTCCGGGGCCATGGAAAATACGTCGGCCACCACCATCCGGCAGGAGTGGACCCAGCTGACGCCCCGGGAAATGCTGGATAAAACCTACATCACCGAGGGTACCATTGCCCACGAGCTGTTCCACCAGTGGTTCGGCGACTACGTCACGGCTGAAAGCTGGAGCAACCTGCCGCTCAACGAAGCCTTTGCCGATTACTCCGAGCTGCTCTGGGCCGAGCACAAGTACGGCTCCGACGCGGCCGAGCTGGTGCAGCAGGAAAAAGTGTCCCAGTACCTGGCCGAAGCCGAAAACAAGCGGGAGCCCCTGATTCGCTACCGCTATGCCGAACGGGAAGACATGTTCGACCGGCACTCCTACGACAAGGGCGGGCGGGTGCTGCACATGCTGCGCAAGTACGTCGGCGACGATGCCTTCTTTGCCTCTCTGAACCGCTACCTGACTACCAATAAGTTTTCGGCTTCGGAAATAGCCAAGCTGCGCATTGCCTTCGAGGAAACGACCGGGGAAGACCTGATGTGGTTTTTTGACCAGTGGTTTATGCAGCGCGGCCATCCCGAGCTGCGCGTCACGCACTCCTACACCAATGGGCAGGTAACGATGCGGGTGCAGCAGGTGCAGGATTCCACGTTCACGCCCATTTACCGGCTGCCCGTCACCGTTACTACCTGGGTAAATAAACAGCCGACCGACACGCGCATCGTCGTGACCAAAGCCGACCAGACGTTCCAGTGGGCAGCTCCGCAACGGCCCAACCTGGTAAAGTTCGACTCGGAAGGGCAGTTGCTGGCCAAAATCCAGGAGGAGCGCAACCAGGACGAATTGCTGTTCCAGTATTATAACGCCCGCAGCTACCTGCAGAAGTACGAGGCCATTGATGGTCTGCGCACCAAAGTGGGCGACCTGGCCGTGAGTGGTATGCTACGCAATGCCCTCAATGATAATTTCTGGGCCGTGCGCAACGCGGCTCTCGAAGCCCTGCGCAAATACAAGGGCCCGGAAGGTAATGCCGTGCGCAAGGACATCAAGCGCGTCGCGGCCACCGACATCAAGAGCCAGGTGCGCGCCACTGCGCTGGCTACCTTGTCGGCCTTCCCCAACGAGGATTTCGGCGACGTCTACAGCACCGCCCTCAACGACAGCTCCTACCTGGTCGCCGGCGCCGCCATCGACGCCCTGGCCAAGGCCCCGACTATCAACACCCGGGAGCGAATCAACTCCTTGCAGGAAACCACCAGCACGGCCATTCTGAACTCGTTGGCCAACTACTATTCCCTGAACGGGAACCTCGACCAGTACCCCTGGTTCCTGCGCCGGCTCAACGACGTGCCCGAAGATGACCTCTATAATTACCTGCAGAACTTCGGCAACCTGATGACCCGCATTCCCCCCATTGAGCGGGAAAAGGGTATTCAAAAGCTCGAAGTTCTGGCTCGTACCCATGCTAACTACACGGTAAAGCTCGGCGCCTACCGCGCCCTGAACACGCTGGTGGCAAGCACGCCAAGCCTAAAGCCGATTCTGCAGGACATCAAAGCCAAGGAAAAGGACACGCAGTTGAAGGCCTTCTACAGCCTGCTGCAATAA
- the tuf gene encoding elongation factor Tu encodes MAKENFDRSKPHVNIGTIGHVDHGKTTLTAAITTVLANKGLAAKRDFSSIDNAPEEKERGITINTAHVEYATENRHYAHVDCPGHADYVKNMVTGAAQMDGAILVVAATDGPMPQTREHILLARQVGVPQLVVFMNKVDMVDDPELLELVEMEIRELLSFYDFDGDNIPVIQGSALGGLNGDAAWVPKIEELMAAVDSYIPIPARLTDLPFLMPVEDVFSITGRGTVATGRIERGIINSGEQVDILGMGAEGLKSTVTGVEMFRKILDRGEAGDNVGLLLRGIEKEAIRRGMVICKPGSVTPHQKFKAEVYVLSKEEGGRHTPFFNNYRPQFYLRTTDVTGIITLPEGVEMVMPGDNITIQVELLNKVAMEKGLRFAIREGGRTVGAGQVTEILD; translated from the coding sequence ATGGCCAAAGAAAATTTTGATCGTTCCAAGCCGCACGTGAACATCGGTACGATCGGGCACGTCGACCACGGCAAAACCACCCTGACTGCTGCTATCACCACGGTACTGGCGAACAAAGGTTTGGCTGCTAAGCGTGACTTCTCTTCGATCGACAATGCTCCCGAAGAAAAAGAGCGTGGTATCACCATCAACACCGCTCACGTAGAGTACGCTACCGAGAACCGTCACTACGCTCACGTTGACTGCCCCGGTCACGCTGACTATGTGAAGAACATGGTAACGGGTGCTGCCCAGATGGACGGCGCTATCCTCGTAGTAGCTGCTACCGACGGTCCGATGCCCCAGACCCGTGAGCACATCCTGCTGGCTCGCCAGGTAGGTGTACCTCAGCTGGTAGTGTTCATGAACAAAGTGGACATGGTGGATGACCCCGAGCTGCTCGAGCTGGTGGAAATGGAAATCCGCGAACTGCTCTCGTTCTACGACTTCGACGGTGACAACATCCCCGTTATCCAGGGCTCGGCTCTGGGTGGCCTGAACGGCGACGCTGCTTGGGTTCCAAAAATCGAGGAACTGATGGCTGCCGTTGATAGCTACATTCCAATCCCTGCTCGTCTGACCGACCTGCCCTTCCTGATGCCCGTAGAGGACGTATTCTCTATCACGGGTCGTGGTACGGTAGCTACCGGCCGTATCGAGCGTGGTATCATCAACTCGGGTGAGCAGGTTGACATCCTCGGCATGGGTGCTGAAGGTCTGAAGTCGACCGTAACCGGTGTTGAGATGTTCCGCAAGATCCTCGACCGTGGCGAAGCTGGTGACAACGTAGGTCTGCTGCTCCGTGGTATTGAAAAAGAAGCCATCCGTCGTGGTATGGTTATTTGCAAGCCCGGCTCGGTAACGCCCCACCAGAAGTTCAAAGCTGAGGTGTACGTACTGTCGAAAGAAGAAGGTGGCCGTCACACGCCCTTCTTCAACAACTACCGTCCTCAGTTCTACCTGCGTACCACCGACGTTACCGGCATCATCACCCTCCCAGAAGGTGTTGAAATGGTAATGCCCGGTGACAACATCACCATCCAGGTTGAGCTTCTCAACAAGGTGGCAATGGAGAAAGGTCTGCGTTTCGCTATCCGCGAAGGTGGCCGTACGGTAGGTGCCGGTCAGGTAACTGAAATCCTCGACTAG
- the rplA gene encoding 50S ribosomal protein L1 produces the protein MAQVSKKRKEALAKHDLTQVRNLVEAAKVVKDITYTKFDASVDIDVRLGVDPRKADQMVRGVATLPHGTGKTVRVLALVTPDKEAEATAAGADFVGLDDYISKIEKGWTDIDVIITMPSVMAKVGRLGRVLGPRGLMPNPKSGTVTTDVAKAVQEVKAGKIDFKVDKTGIIHTSVGKVSFDDQKLAENAIEVIQTLIRLKPSSAKGTYIKSITLSSTMSPAVPVDTTVTSA, from the coding sequence ATGGCACAAGTTAGCAAAAAGCGCAAGGAAGCCCTTGCCAAACACGACCTGACGCAGGTACGCAACCTTGTTGAGGCAGCCAAAGTGGTGAAGGATATTACCTACACCAAGTTTGACGCTTCCGTTGACATCGACGTACGTCTGGGCGTTGACCCCCGCAAAGCCGACCAAATGGTTCGTGGCGTCGCCACGCTGCCCCACGGTACCGGCAAAACCGTCCGCGTTCTGGCTCTGGTTACTCCCGACAAGGAGGCCGAAGCTACCGCTGCCGGCGCTGATTTCGTAGGCTTGGACGACTACATCTCGAAAATTGAGAAAGGCTGGACTGACATCGACGTGATTATCACGATGCCGTCGGTAATGGCTAAAGTAGGTCGCCTGGGCCGCGTACTTGGTCCTCGTGGTCTGATGCCAAACCCCAAGTCGGGTACGGTAACGACCGACGTAGCCAAGGCCGTGCAGGAAGTGAAGGCTGGTAAAATCGACTTCAAAGTCGACAAAACCGGTATCATTCACACCAGCGTAGGCAAAGTGTCTTTTGATGACCAGAAGCTGGCTGAAAACGCCATCGAAGTAATTCAGACGCTGATCCGTCTGAAGCCTTCGTCCGCGAAAGGTACCTACATCAAGAGCATCACGCTGAGCAGCACGATGAGCCCGGCCGTTCCGGTTGACACCACGGTTACTTCCGCTTAA
- the rplK gene encoding 50S ribosomal protein L11, translating to MAKEIRGYLKLQIKGGAANPSPPVGPALGSKGLNIMEFCKQFNARTQDKAGQVCPVLITMYTDKSFDFVVKTPPAPVMLLEAAKLQGGSKEPNRNKVGSVTWDQIRTIAEVKMPDLNAFQVESAMKQVAGTARSMGITIKGDSPFAE from the coding sequence ATGGCCAAAGAAATTAGAGGTTATCTGAAGCTTCAGATAAAGGGAGGCGCTGCGAACCCCTCGCCGCCGGTTGGACCTGCACTTGGTAGCAAAGGCCTTAACATCATGGAATTCTGCAAGCAGTTCAACGCTCGCACCCAGGATAAGGCCGGCCAAGTATGTCCCGTATTGATCACCATGTACACCGACAAGTCGTTTGACTTCGTGGTGAAGACCCCTCCGGCACCAGTAATGCTGCTGGAAGCTGCCAAGCTCCAGGGTGGTTCGAAAGAGCCTAACCGGAACAAGGTAGGTTCGGTTACGTGGGACCAAATCCGCACGATTGCCGAAGTGAAAATGCCCGACTTGAACGCCTTCCAGGTGGAGTCGGCCATGAAGCAGGTGGCAGGTACGGCCCGCAGCATGGGTATTACCATCAAGGGCGATTCTCCCTTTGCTGAATAA
- the rplL gene encoding 50S ribosomal protein L7/L12 — protein sequence MADLKAFAEQLVNLTVKEVNELATILKDEYGIEPAAAAPVMMAGGGAGAAAEAPEEKTSFDVILKSAGASKLAVVKLVKDLTGLGLKEAKELVDGAPKPLKEGVAKDEADSLKKQLEEAGAEVEVK from the coding sequence ATGGCAGATTTGAAAGCATTCGCTGAGCAGCTCGTTAACCTGACGGTGAAAGAAGTAAACGAACTGGCTACGATCCTGAAGGACGAGTACGGCATTGAGCCCGCTGCTGCTGCTCCCGTAATGATGGCTGGTGGTGGCGCTGGCGCTGCTGCTGAGGCTCCCGAGGAGAAGACGTCGTTCGACGTAATCCTGAAGTCGGCTGGCGCAAGCAAGCTGGCAGTAGTTAAGCTGGTGAAAGACCTGACCGGTCTGGGCCTGAAAGAAGCCAAAGAACTGGTTGACGGTGCTCCCAAGCCCCTGAAAGAAGGTGTTGCTAAAGACGAAGCTGATTCGTTGAAGAAGCAACTGGAAGAAGCCGGCGCTGAAGTAGAAGTTAAGTAA
- a CDS encoding biotin/lipoyl-containing protein encodes MLQVRTSSTQTWDIDYRPNGSVLLDGQGFEWDLVSLGNGRYHVLYEGHSYSAELVSADYAAKTFLWKLNGQLLELQAKDRFDLLLDKLGMSNAAASKVNELKAPMPGLIVAVRVEPGQQVQKGDPLLVLEAMKMENILKAPGDGMVGSIKVGLRDNVTKGQVLIQFS; translated from the coding sequence ATGCTACAGGTACGCACCAGCTCCACCCAGACCTGGGATATTGACTATCGGCCCAACGGCTCCGTTCTCCTCGATGGCCAAGGCTTCGAATGGGATTTGGTTTCCCTGGGCAACGGCCGCTACCACGTGCTCTACGAGGGCCACTCCTACTCCGCCGAGCTGGTCAGCGCCGACTACGCCGCCAAAACCTTCCTCTGGAAGCTCAACGGCCAACTGCTGGAGCTACAAGCCAAAGACCGGTTCGACTTACTGCTCGACAAGCTGGGTATGAGCAATGCCGCAGCCAGCAAGGTAAACGAGCTGAAAGCCCCCATGCCCGGCCTGATCGTCGCGGTGCGGGTGGAGCCCGGCCAGCAGGTGCAGAAAGGCGACCCGCTGCTGGTGCTGGAAGCCATGAAGATGGAAAACATTCTGAAAGCTCCCGGCGATGGTATGGTGGGCAGCATCAAAGTCGGCCTGCGCGACAACGTGACCAAAGGCCAGGTGCTTATTCAGTTCAGCTAA
- the nusG gene encoding transcription termination/antitermination protein NusG, whose translation MGELKWYVVRSVSGQEKKAKQYLETEIGRHGLSDLVPQVLIPAEKVYEMRNGKKRVRERNFFPGYILIHADLTHGEVDHIITSTPGVIGFLSDKEGKSTNTKPIPLRLSEVNRILGIVDEAEEETASLETPFVVGELVKVVDGAFSGFSGNVSEVFEERKKLNVIVKIFGRSTPMELSYTQVEKES comes from the coding sequence ATGGGAGAGTTGAAGTGGTACGTGGTTCGCTCAGTTAGCGGCCAGGAAAAGAAAGCCAAGCAGTACTTGGAAACCGAGATTGGCCGCCACGGCCTTTCTGATTTGGTACCCCAGGTGTTGATTCCGGCCGAGAAGGTGTACGAGATGCGCAACGGCAAGAAGCGCGTCCGGGAGCGGAACTTCTTCCCCGGCTACATCCTGATCCACGCTGATCTGACCCACGGCGAAGTTGACCATATTATCACCAGCACTCCGGGGGTAATTGGTTTCCTGAGCGACAAAGAAGGTAAGAGCACCAACACCAAGCCGATTCCGCTGCGCCTGTCCGAAGTAAACCGGATTCTGGGCATCGTAGATGAAGCCGAGGAAGAAACGGCCAGCCTCGAAACGCCATTTGTAGTAGGCGAGCTGGTAAAAGTAGTCGATGGAGCCTTCAGCGGTTTCTCCGGCAACGTTTCGGAAGTGTTCGAAGAGCGGAAGAAGCTCAACGTAATCGTGAAAATATTCGGCCGTAGCACGCCCATGGAGCTGAGCTACACCCAGGTCGAGAAAGAGTCATAA